From the genome of Toxoplasma gondii ME49 chromosome XII, whole genome shotgun sequence:
TTCTCTGCGCGTGTCCATCACCTTCGTCTGTGCTCAGCAACGCCCAAAGATTGTgtctgtcttgttcttccgTGTGGGCATTTCCCTTGGGTCTctcgactgtctctgctgtctccggtgTACTGGCGTCTTcacgagacagacaggggCCCAGAGCGCCTCGCACAGCTTTTCCCAGTCTTTCCGcgtcgccgctcttctctgctgcgacGTGACTTTCAGGAGTCTCCTCAGTCACATGGTCGTCTTCGGtcagcgagaaggcgagacgcgtCTCGCGAAGCCACGGCAAAAAGTCCTCTCCAGGTGACGCGGAGTAGAACGGCTGGAgcgtggaggaagagggcgaagcgagaggaaggtgGGTCGGGAAAAGCGGAGGCAGACGGTGCTCCGCGGAAGGCGCCTTATCGAGGTCGCTCGCGAAGCTCAACGGTTCTGCCGGAGAGTCTGCGGACGCGGGAGGACAGGAACTGAACGATGgggcgtctttctcctcattCCCCCTACGCAGACGAGACTCGGAGAGCCGACTCGCCATCGCGCAAAGCAGGGAAGAATCGATCTAGCTCTCTTGCGTACCCCGAAACGCCTACAATAAAACCTATGTGGAATAACCTTGATGGCGAAGGATTTGATGTGTGACACCTTCAGCTGTCTTCAGCAGTCCAATCGGGCGGTGGTGCGCAGCACTCATGAAGAACTCGGTTGGCCGTTTCTCATAACTGGGGAGAAGCAAAAGGAAGGAGTTGATGGAGGATATGAGGTAAGGTGAGAACGAGGTCGAGCGCTGCGTGAAAGAGACACTCGCGTTTGAGGCAGCTGAGAACGGCGCCTGTCTAAGAATAGGGGTCACATGCAAAGGCGGCTGTCTGACCGACCTCAAAACTCTATTTGTGCACAGGGCGAGTCCAGGGGAGACTCCTGTCCGCCTTGGCACGAGGCATGCGGGTGGCGTTGGAACGAACGGCAAGTTGGCGGCCGCAAAAATACTGAAGAAATTGCAGCTGAAGGCGCGAAATCCATGGACCGTTTCGCAAGACACGTACACGTCTCCGGGCGCCTTGAGTCTTTCGGGCGAATCACGGCGGCTGTTTGAACTGCAAGTACTGCTGACTGGTAAATCTACGATCAGTTACGGTTACCGGTTTGAGTTAACCCGTTCCTCTTTGgctggaagagaagggaaacaTATACACGGCCATGCATTCAGAAACGCCTCTCCAGCCGCCACCGAATCCGTGAAAAGTCCGTCCGAAGCCGAGCCCCGTGGAACCCGCGACAGACACAGTCGCGGCGCGAGTAGATGTGAAGGGCAGGGTCTCTTCACAGTTTTCCGTCCACTTGAGCGTGAACGCTCCAGAGTTCCTTGCCCTCGCGTTTCGCGAATGTCCACAGCCTCAGCGGAAACAAAGAACTGTGAATCTCGGCTCAGTCCCAACGCTGGGCGTACCGCTGCGacgcggtgtctgtacaccagTACCCAAAGGCCCAGTGCAGGTTCGCGGAACGGAACCGCAGCCGCCTCGCTCAAATCTTGGCTCTCCCCTGTCTGAATGGAAGACGCAAAGACTTTCAACTAGTCCGCGACTCCGCCCTTAATAACACACGCCGGCAAGAATTCTTTGGCAAGCGCACGAATCGCCGGAGCAGAAAGGACATACAGATTTTCGCAAACGTGCAAGCACACCGACACCGTCGTTGATACGGTCAACACCTGACGTTTCCCATCGGGGTCTCTTTCGAGGGTGTTTTTTCCCTCTGTCCGCCAACGCAGGCCAACATTCGACAAGCGAACTCAATATACACGCGAATATGGAAAGAGTTGAGCCACGTAGCCGCCTGAAGCTCACCTCGAAATGCCACAAACCGTTTTCCGCACAGCAACCTCGCAAAGACAGGGGACGGCGAGAGCCACTGCCGGGACAAAGCTTCGCAGaacttttcttctttggcTTTTTCGGTCCGGCAATATTTCACCGCCGCTTTAGTACGAATTCGGCAAAATTCCGAGAGGCAACCGGAGGACGACCCCCGCGGGGACCCAAAGCCCCGCGGCACACCACGCAACGTGGCGCCAGCAGCCTCGGACGGGAAAACCCGTGGGCAAGACCTATTCGCGCGCTTTTTTGAGATTTCTGCAGTTTcggcggcagcgaagaagatgcaAACTCCCAGGAAATAGAGACGAGTGGATGCGGAGGGAAGGCCAGGACCGAATCCCCCTcggaaacacaaaaacgtTGCCGTCTCTTGTCGcggagaggcggagacgccgagggGGAGCGCAGCGTAATTTCCCCTCTGTGCACAGAAACCCCCCCGGCGCCAgggttttttctctctgaatAGTCGCGATACCTGGATGTTGAAAAGCTCCAGAAGTTCTTGGGGAAGAGGCCGGGAGAGTGAAGATTGCCAGTACCCCGACCATGCAAATTTCAACAGAGGAGTCAGAAGGTCCGAAGCCTGAGCCGAGAAGAGCCGCCATGTTTGTCTCACCTTACGGGCAACATCCTTCGACTTTTCTCACAGTGCGAAGGCCCGCGACGGGGCCACGCGCGGCGAAGATCCGCCGTCTCCGCTTGGCGGGTCTCTCCTTTGCTAGTTTACACTGGCCGTACATTCAGGTTTTCTCGTTCACCTTCGCTTCCGTTTCTAACTTAAAACCCCCTTGAAAACTCACCTGATCCTTATTTTGCGGTCCCTCGACGCACGAAGAACTCTCCCTCTCGTGCCTAGGACCCTGCCAATGTCTCCCACGACGCCtcggtctctgtcgcgtccGCGACACCCGCTGTCTCGCTCCTGAAAAAAAATTGCGTTCACGCATGCGCAGGTGAACTCCCCCGTGTGTGTTGCTTTCCGCCCACTCTGAGCTTGCGCTCACGAGGAAAACAAGTTGGAGGTTAAAAAAATTTTTTGGAGGCAAAAAGAATCTTTTGAATGCAGCATTTTCAAGCTGGAGCAAGACACGCGCGTGGGTAAGATATTGTGTCTATTCCTCGCTGGCATGTTTTTATGGCCTCTCGGGTTGCCTTTCCGTTTCGAAGAACCTTCTTTGCCATCCAAATAATAGGCTCAGGGATTCTACATCTCACGCAGCCAGGTCATCCCCTCCCCGTCGGGATTTCCTCATATGCATCTACTTACGTATGAATGTGTGCATCTGCTTTTTTCAAGATTTTTGAgccgcttctctgcctccacgAATGCACAGCAATCCTACACGACATGCACGCAGATCCACCCTCTGcgctccgttttctcctcagAGACATCCGCTCTGTTCATGCATTTAGGTAGGGGTACAACGGTGTAGAATTGAAACAGTGTTGCGATTGAACATCGCTATGTGTCTTCATAAAAGCGTCTGGCCTTCAAAGCGGCACAGCCCCACTTTGCGAAGAACTGTATTTCTGTACGTCTTTGGACCAATACTGGcacgaaaagagagcgagtTACGTTTATGGTCCTCTGCTTTCCGATTGCCATGAAGATCAAAGAGCGTAACGCGTCGAAGCCGAAACGCTCGCAAATGAATCTCGAGCTCGTTGCCGCGGCTTTTGAAAAACATGCCACGCACCTCTCATAGCCCCTTCTCTGCTCGCAGTGCTTGCGAAGAAATGCATGAGGTGCAACACTGTTTTCTCGCGATTTTTCTCGACAGGTGGGTCCCGAAAACAGGGGACTCTTTGCCTGCAAAACACGCGGCACACAAGGTTCTCTTGACAGTCCAGGACATCGCAAAGCTTTCCTGCTTCCgtcaaagagaaaagaaagcttAAAATTCAAGTAATGTCCGTATAATTTTTTGAAAAAAAATATATATTATTAATTCTTTAAATCACTGCGTATAAAATCTGAATCATTTGCCATATATGCAACTATATTTAACTGTTAAAAACCCTTAAAAAAAGGAACACGATGGTCCACACGGTTTTTCCATCTGAAGGCCTTactgcttcttccccttgtTCCACTGCCGTCTGCACACCCTCGATGCGTCGAGTTTCAGATGCAGGGTTGACGATGATAGAGACCAGTTGTCTGTCACAGGCAGACAAACGCGATATCTTCTGTCATTGAAGTTTCGCATAGCCTTGGATTGGGGTCCTCGGCCTCTCTAGTTGACTAGAAGAAAATAGATGCACATACACGTCTCTATAAATGTGGGCATGCATGAGTGGACATGCATGTCTTTGTGTCCGTACATACATGCGgatttttcttcttgtttccaCTGCATCACAGATTTCACCCCCTGATGACTCTTTCAATATGTGCGAGACCCGAAAGCCTATTCGGACGTCAGAACCCATCTTGAGTCTCCAGACCTGCCTTTTGTGACTTCCGCGAATCCTACTCCACTGCTCCTCATATTGAGGAATGCACGGAACATCTCACTACGCGTCATTATGCGTAGTAGGGTACCAGATCACCCCGATCCTTTTTTATCTTCACACATGGTGTCCAGGTGGTTCTTGACTGTGGATGGACTCAGCACGAGAGGAGCATGCAAGTGTCGAGTGCATAGAAAGCTTGTTTTGCTTCTGCGTGAGCGTACGAGGAGTTAGGCTCAAAAGTGAGAAGCGTGGAGAGACTTCCTAAGCAGGTCCGTTCGACCTAAAGAATGCGAGAAGTTGAAGATATCTTTAGGGAGAAGTCACACACCAGGCGGGTAGCCCACGACTTGATAAGTTGGAAATGAGGGCAAGCGACATCCGAAAGGCAAAGATGCCAATGAACCAGGATATACAAGAGAAACGCCAAAtcctggagaaggaaaggtgTGTATCTCCATGACTCTCCCGTTAAAGTTGAGCGGTCCTTTGTTTACACCTGGTTGTCGTAAATCAGGAGCATACCGTTTGTAGTTTCTAGCATTTTGTGCGGTGCGAAAGCATGTGTCCTACGCAGTCGGTGCTTTGCTCGTTTCTATGTCACCACTTTCCATCTAAGTTTACTCTCTGAGACTCGATGGCGGCAACAATCGCACCAGTCTGCCTCCCGACCAGATAGGCGGGTTCGGCCAATTAAGCTCCTACAAAGGACCGCATGCAATCAAGTCGATAGCATCTGGGCCAAGGGAAGGTGGGAAGCAACTTTTATGTGACGAGAGTAACGACGTGAATACGTGTGCGGGGTTTAGCGTGTACATCCACCATCACGCGGAAAGCCCCCAAAAAGTACCTTCAAAACCTCCTGGGAACTACTCTCATATCAGACCCATCGATACAAGCCAGGCAAATGTTGTATGCACATGTGCATAGAGATGCGTAGAGGCGGGTGGATAAAGAGATTTATTTAGATTTGCAGGCTGCGCTTGTAGTACACGAATACAGGACTCTCGAGGAGAGACGTAGCCTTGCTCTTTTTTCCACTGCTGCCTCTTCCATCCGCACCCTGATCTGCATATACACTGAAAGCAGAAATACACATTTACAAACATGCGTATGGTggctttgtacggaggaCATTGTACCATCTTTGTCCCAGGCTATACTGGTGGTTCGGATGTGATACATCTAAATACATGTCCATATATAGATGTGTATTATGTATGTAGATGTACATGAGTGCGTATGTCCACATAGCCATGAAGGGAGATGCGTAGAGGGCAGAGCGGAGCGTGGGTCACATTTGCCGATgtcgcagcgagagaaactggGAGGCGGCGAAAGCAAAAAgaacggaaaaaagagactgCAGCGTTGTGGTGGGATTGTGACCTTtgctcttttttcctgcgtGTCTTTGTCACCACGCATGCGCTGGAGCAAAGACGACtagctcgagagagacgacagcgGGGGATGCTTTTCGCAGAAGTGCACAGGACgaacgaaacgaagaaaacgaaagaatgCGCGACGCAGATAAAACAAATGCAGGAAACACACGGGGGCATTCACACACTCcccctcgttttttcctttccagaAATTTGCCTCAGCTCTCTGCTCGGTCGACCACGCGCCCAAATTGTGACACGCTGTCCAGTGTACACGCGTTTCCCTTCAGCGTTAGAAGCCTCTGAAAACAGCACTTTCTCATCCGTTCTTCCACCTCCATTTCTTTCCATCCTTTGTCTTTTTAGTGTGCAAACTCTGCTGATTTCCCCGAGTGTCGCCGTTGTCTCCGTATCTCTGTGGCGCGTCTGGCCCGGGGATGACCCGCTGCGCTTCGCAGACTCACATCCAGGCTTACACCTTCGAAGCTCAGTGTGTGTCAACTCCATGTGGATTTTGGTAAATGTTTCCTTCTTAATAACTGGACACACTTGCTCATGCGCTTCATTGAAGAGAGCCGTTTCTCGAGGTCCGGCTCCTCTTCCATTTCCTCTTCACCGCCTCTTTGGCAAACATGGAGACCAACGGCACTGACGAGACAACCCAGACTCCACCTGAGTCGGCCTCGCCTCTTCCAAAGGccgcaggagaagaagagaaactaCCACGCTCTTCatccccctctctcccttcatctgtctcgtcttcctcttttccttccgcTCTAtttcctccctcctctttgtctGTGACTTCGCCTCCTCACGCCCAGCAGACTTCAGTGCCTCACGCAGCTTGTGAGTCGCTAGTGGCCTCACGGAACGATGGCTTCACAAGATCCTCCTCCTGTAATCCCCTTCCCTCATCTCccccctctccctcctctcccctctctccgcgGTCGAAGACTTCTGCTTTTCAAGCAAACTGCCAACCgctgtcctcttcgtctcggctCTTTCGTCACCACCCTCGTCGCATTGCTTCTCCTGCTTGTTCTCTTCAACAACTTCTAGCTGCCCCCCCTCtacctcctcttcgccttgaccttcttccttcttcctcttcttcctcttcttcctcatcttcctcttcctcttcttcctcttcttcctcttcttcttcgcttccgcgaACGCTTGTtctggcttcttctcccttgctGTGCGACCCAGCTTGCCAGCGCTCTCTGTGGAGAAATCGCTTCGACGTCGCTGCCTTTCCGCGACTTCAGGGTGGCTTCCCAGACTGCGCCAGACTGGACAGACGCGCCGCCATTTCGACGGATGTGAAGCCTCTCGGCGGCACCTCTCGCAGTCACAGGGGAGACCGAAACTCTCCCGCTGATCCTTGTCAACAGCGGAGACCATCTCACGCCTCGACAAAGCACatgccttcctcgccgccaccttcttctgctccttcggcatctctctcttcttcctcttcttcttcgcacgaacctgctccttctcgttcgaGCTCGCCCGCTGCTCCACGCAatgaaaagcgagagaagcctgGGATGTCTCCTGAACAGG
Proteins encoded in this window:
- a CDS encoding hypothetical protein (encoded by transcript TGME49_277055); translated protein: MELTHTELRRCKPGCESAKRSGSSPGQTRHRDTETTATLGEISRVCTLKRQRMERNGGGRTDEKVLFSEASNAEGKRVYTGQRVTIWARGRPSRELSVYADQGADGRGSSGKKSKATSLLESPVFVYYKRSLQI